One part of the Oscillatoria sp. FACHB-1407 genome encodes these proteins:
- a CDS encoding ATP-binding protein → MDAQLTKAISVLQHDAASLLLYQSVVSGEIGQAFLNLLQTLCQDDGISCLRAYGKWFTALATEQVSWQDYLITQILQADNPFTQQAQRCPLAEFPPALSAAAKHDLQALQRLYQCTGDDLSQWVQHHTHSAFPPVTWDAQSSVQRYVDNPHQPLRQQFAMAANWAEILEDLVAYYRHVGVGLFAQYRAFRWQAGTLTGIAHPDPIHLENLVGYELQQKALIQNTEALLAGYPALHVLLYGSRGSGKSSLVKALLHRYGDRGLRLIEVSKADLNALVTISDTLRHLPQKFILFVDDLSFEEEEDAYKALKVVLEGNLTARPQNLVVYATSNRRHLIREFFGDRPRPSDADEVHAWDTVQEKLSFSDRFGLTLTFEPADQTTYLAMVHHLANQAGITLADQELEYRALQWATRHNGRSGRSARQFVDFLMAELTLTSSG, encoded by the coding sequence ATGGATGCTCAACTCACGAAAGCTATCTCGGTCTTACAACACGACGCTGCCTCGTTGTTGCTTTATCAGTCTGTCGTTAGTGGTGAGATCGGTCAAGCATTTCTTAATCTGCTGCAAACCTTGTGTCAGGATGATGGAATCAGTTGCCTGAGAGCCTATGGCAAGTGGTTTACAGCCCTGGCAACTGAGCAAGTCTCCTGGCAAGACTATCTCATCACTCAAATTCTCCAGGCAGACAATCCTTTTACGCAGCAAGCACAACGATGCCCTCTGGCGGAGTTTCCCCCTGCCCTGAGCGCGGCTGCAAAACACGATTTGCAGGCATTGCAACGGCTTTATCAATGCACCGGAGATGATTTGAGCCAATGGGTGCAGCATCATACCCACTCAGCCTTTCCTCCTGTCACCTGGGATGCTCAATCCTCTGTCCAACGTTACGTTGATAACCCACATCAGCCTCTCCGCCAGCAGTTTGCAATGGCTGCCAATTGGGCAGAGATTCTAGAAGATTTAGTCGCCTACTACCGTCATGTGGGCGTGGGACTGTTTGCCCAATATCGAGCCTTTCGCTGGCAAGCAGGGACGCTGACAGGCATTGCTCACCCTGATCCAATCCATTTAGAAAATCTGGTGGGCTATGAGTTGCAGCAAAAAGCGTTGATCCAGAACACAGAGGCTTTGTTGGCTGGATACCCCGCCTTACATGTGTTGCTCTATGGCAGTCGTGGGTCGGGCAAGTCGTCGCTGGTTAAGGCATTGCTGCATCGCTATGGCGATCGCGGCTTACGATTGATCGAAGTCTCAAAAGCCGACCTCAATGCGTTGGTGACCATATCTGACACCCTCCGTCATTTGCCGCAAAAGTTTATCCTGTTTGTAGACGACCTCTCGTTTGAAGAAGAGGAGGATGCCTACAAAGCCCTCAAAGTTGTGTTGGAGGGCAACCTCACCGCTCGCCCCCAAAATCTTGTGGTCTATGCCACTTCTAATCGTCGCCACCTGATCCGCGAATTCTTTGGCGATCGCCCCCGTCCTAGTGATGCCGATGAAGTCCATGCCTGGGACACGGTTCAGGAGAAGCTTTCCTTTAGCGATCGCTTTGGTCTGACCCTGACCTTTGAACCAGCCGACCAAACCACCTATCTGGCAATGGTGCACCACCTCGCAAACCAGGCAGGCATCACCCTGGCAGATCAGGAGCTAGAATACCGTGCTCTGCAATGGGCAACTCGCCATAATGGGCGATCGGGGCGTAGTGCCCGTCAGTTTGTTGATTTCCTCATGGCTGAACTGACACTAACCTCTTCAGGTTAA
- the map gene encoding type I methionyl aminopeptidase, producing the protein MDNEPIVLLSKREIDKMRQAGRLAAELLDYLAPYVKPGVTTLELNDVAEAWTQKHGAKSAPLGYHGFPKSICTSVNEVVCHGIPNAKQVLKEGDIINIDVTPIVDGYHGDTSRTFFVGQPSPLARRLVEVTEECLRRAIAEVKPGARIGDIGAAIQDYAESHGFSVVRDFVGHGVSRIFHTAPQIPHYGQRGKGKKLRPGMVFTIEPMINEGTWEVEVLADKWTAVTKDRKLSAQFEHTIAVTDDGVEILTLDPSLATV; encoded by the coding sequence ATGGATAACGAACCCATCGTTTTATTGTCAAAACGTGAAATTGACAAAATGCGTCAGGCGGGTCGCTTAGCAGCGGAGCTTTTGGATTATTTAGCCCCCTATGTCAAGCCCGGAGTCACGACATTAGAGCTAAACGATGTGGCTGAAGCATGGACTCAAAAACATGGGGCTAAGAGCGCGCCGTTGGGCTATCACGGGTTTCCTAAATCCATCTGCACCAGTGTGAATGAGGTGGTGTGTCATGGCATCCCTAATGCAAAACAGGTGCTTAAGGAGGGAGACATTATCAACATTGATGTCACTCCCATTGTGGATGGCTATCATGGCGACACGTCGCGCACCTTTTTTGTGGGGCAACCCTCTCCGCTTGCCCGCAGGTTGGTTGAGGTGACAGAAGAGTGTTTAAGACGGGCGATCGCTGAGGTCAAACCCGGTGCTCGCATCGGCGATATTGGCGCAGCCATTCAAGATTATGCAGAGTCTCACGGGTTTTCAGTCGTTCGAGATTTTGTGGGGCATGGCGTCAGCCGCATTTTCCACACGGCACCCCAGATCCCCCATTATGGGCAACGAGGCAAGGGCAAAAAGCTCAGACCAGGCATGGTGTTTACCATTGAGCCGATGATCAATGAAGGCACCTGGGAAGTTGAAGTCCTGGCAGATAAATGGACAGCAGTGACCAAAGACCGCAAATTATCGGCTCAGTTTGAACACACAATCGCGGTCACTGATGATGGGGTAGAGATTCTAACGCTAGATCCATCTCTGGCGACTGTTTAA
- the mgsA gene encoding methylglyoxal synthase: MMGMLFPYVALTSMAPTIALIAHDRKKNDMVAFARKHALLLGRFRLIATGTTGQRVQDATGLKVEIQQSGPLGGDAQIAAEVVAGNVTAVVFLIDPLYAQPHEPDIQSLLRLCEVYNVRLAINLATAEAIVTELAASQVAHLIFNPVSGQGNPDQALATIRQVLEPSMHLYVHTTTPDVSAGELAKTAIEAGADLVIASGGDGTVSAVAEALINTGIPLGIIPRGTANAFATALGIPGGLQGACETIAAGVTRVVDAARCNGLPMILLAGIGFEAETVERANREVKDRLGALAYLLAGVQQLNEQQMFTTTIEVEGSINEFQAAAITIANAAPATSVLAQGFGQVIPDDGLLEVTIGAPITKMQAINTVIQLFGAALTKVAPNREDIICLRAKRLKVTTDPEQKVVVDGEVIGTTPVEIECIPGGLTVFTPTASAHALDDQGDPIQASA; the protein is encoded by the coding sequence ATGATGGGGATGTTGTTCCCCTATGTTGCTCTCACATCAATGGCTCCTACGATCGCTCTCATTGCTCACGATCGCAAAAAGAATGACATGGTAGCGTTTGCTCGCAAACATGCGCTACTCCTTGGTCGATTTCGGCTGATTGCTACAGGAACAACTGGACAGCGAGTTCAGGATGCGACTGGACTTAAAGTTGAGATTCAACAATCAGGTCCTTTAGGTGGTGATGCCCAAATTGCGGCTGAAGTCGTCGCTGGAAATGTCACAGCTGTTGTTTTTTTGATCGATCCGCTCTACGCTCAGCCCCACGAACCCGACATTCAGTCGTTGCTCCGGTTATGTGAAGTCTATAACGTCCGTTTGGCCATTAATCTAGCTACCGCTGAGGCGATCGTCACTGAACTCGCTGCCTCTCAAGTTGCTCATTTGATTTTTAACCCCGTGTCGGGTCAGGGCAACCCCGATCAGGCTTTAGCCACGATTCGACAGGTGCTAGAGCCAAGTATGCATTTGTATGTTCATACAACTACACCCGACGTGAGCGCAGGAGAACTGGCAAAAACTGCGATCGAAGCTGGGGCTGACCTTGTAATTGCTTCTGGTGGTGACGGCACCGTTTCGGCCGTCGCTGAAGCATTAATTAATACAGGTATCCCGCTTGGCATCATTCCCCGTGGCACGGCAAATGCCTTTGCAACGGCTCTGGGTATTCCTGGAGGCTTGCAGGGGGCTTGTGAGACGATCGCCGCTGGGGTGACACGGGTTGTGGATGCCGCTCGCTGTAATGGGTTGCCTATGATTTTGTTAGCTGGCATTGGCTTTGAGGCGGAAACGGTCGAACGAGCCAATCGAGAAGTCAAGGATCGCCTGGGGGCATTGGCGTACCTCCTGGCTGGGGTGCAACAACTCAACGAGCAGCAAATGTTTACAACCACGATTGAGGTTGAGGGCAGCATTAATGAGTTTCAAGCGGCAGCCATCACCATTGCCAATGCCGCTCCAGCGACCTCCGTACTGGCACAAGGGTTTGGGCAAGTTATCCCCGATGACGGGTTATTAGAAGTCACCATTGGGGCTCCAATTACAAAAATGCAAGCGATCAACACTGTCATTCAATTATTTGGAGCCGCATTAACCAAAGTCGCGCCTAATCGTGAGGATATTATCTGCTTGCGAGCAAAACGACTCAAAGTAACGACAGACCCCGAACAAAAAGTGGTGGTTGATGGTGAAGTGATTGGCACGACTCCCGTTGAAATTGAATGTATTCCCGGTGGTTTGACCGTCTTTACCCCCACAGCCAGTGCTCATGCGTTGGATGATCAGGGAGATCCGATTCAGGCATCAGCGTAG
- the ccsB gene encoding c-type cytochrome biogenesis protein CcsB: protein MDLVTLQNWLDNASFAVLFVTMLVYWGGLAFPNLPLSVAGSTGMAIANLFMAALLGARWIEAGYFPLSNLYESLFFIAWGITAVHFLAENMSRSRLVGAFTAPIAMGITAFATLTLPSQMQVSEPLVPALKSNWLMMHVSVMLLSYSALMVGALLAIAFLIVTRGQAVELRGSSVGTGAFRDARYRLRRAGEPVSAAAVAEQPTEIGVGNTAVLAAIATPTTTEAQPLSPQRLNLADTLDNISYRIIGLGFPLLTIGIIAGAVWANEAWGSYWSWDPKETWALITWLVFAAYLHARITKGWQGRRPAILAASGFLVVWVCYLGVNLLGKGLHSYGWFF, encoded by the coding sequence ATGGATTTGGTTACGCTCCAGAATTGGCTTGATAACGCATCCTTTGCCGTTCTGTTTGTCACCATGCTGGTGTACTGGGGAGGCTTGGCGTTTCCAAACTTGCCTCTGTCGGTGGCAGGGAGTACGGGAATGGCGATCGCCAACCTCTTCATGGCAGCCCTCCTGGGAGCCCGCTGGATTGAGGCGGGCTATTTTCCCTTGAGCAACCTGTACGAGTCTTTGTTCTTCATTGCCTGGGGCATCACTGCTGTTCACTTTTTGGCTGAGAATATGAGTCGTAGCCGACTGGTGGGGGCGTTTACTGCACCGATCGCCATGGGTATTACTGCTTTTGCCACGCTGACGCTACCGAGTCAGATGCAGGTGTCTGAGCCGCTCGTCCCTGCTCTCAAATCCAACTGGTTAATGATGCATGTCAGTGTCATGCTGCTCAGTTACTCGGCGTTGATGGTGGGGGCATTGTTGGCGATCGCCTTCCTCATCGTGACACGGGGGCAAGCGGTAGAGTTGCGGGGCAGTTCAGTAGGAACCGGGGCATTCCGAGATGCTCGTTATCGATTGCGTCGAGCCGGAGAACCAGTGAGTGCTGCCGCTGTTGCAGAGCAGCCAACTGAAATAGGAGTCGGTAACACGGCTGTGTTGGCGGCAATTGCGACCCCTACTACCACCGAGGCTCAACCCCTCTCTCCACAACGCCTCAACCTGGCTGACACCCTCGACAACATCAGCTACCGTATTATTGGCTTAGGCTTTCCTCTATTGACGATTGGCATCATCGCTGGAGCTGTCTGGGCAAATGAAGCCTGGGGATCGTACTGGAGTTGGGACCCTAAAGAAACCTGGGCACTGATCACCTGGCTCGTGTTTGCCGCCTATCTCCACGCCCGCATCACAAAAGGTTGGCAGGGACGACGACCCGCTATTTTGGCAGCAAGTGGCTTCCTGGTCGTTTGGGTCTGCTACCTCGGTGTCAATCTGCTGGGTAAGGGGTTACACAGTTACGGCTGGTTCTTCTAA
- a CDS encoding KGK domain-containing protein yields MENEFAPLNDDEVLYIREGRVLIPNPTFKVVEFLDALAQAVSEREDEWTEDSEGWFGSGLPCEVLRFGNQGWQRGRVRIRLEFCPEKQPKLLREQPPTRDREQPYRRNSREDVYPPRSDREDIYSRQDRDVYVQPDDFYEDDADVNY; encoded by the coding sequence ATGGAAAACGAATTTGCACCACTAAATGATGACGAAGTGTTGTACATCCGAGAGGGGCGGGTTCTGATTCCAAACCCGACCTTTAAGGTGGTCGAATTTTTAGACGCGCTGGCGCAGGCCGTCAGCGAGCGTGAAGACGAATGGACAGAAGATAGCGAAGGCTGGTTTGGGTCTGGCTTGCCCTGTGAAGTGTTGCGGTTTGGCAATCAGGGATGGCAGCGGGGTCGTGTCCGAATTCGCTTAGAGTTTTGCCCTGAAAAACAGCCAAAACTGTTGCGAGAGCAACCCCCTACTCGCGATCGCGAACAGCCCTATAGACGCAATAGCCGTGAAGATGTATATCCTCCCAGGAGCGATCGCGAAGATATCTACTCTCGCCAAGACCGAGATGTTTACGTCCAACCAGATGACTTTTACGAAGATGACGCAGATGTGAACTACTAG
- the tilS gene encoding tRNA lysidine(34) synthetase TilS, with protein sequence MWTPLHDRLHKTLRHRGLLSKQQRLLVAVSGGQDSLCLAQLLLDLQPKWRWELAIAHCNHQWRTDSAGNASYVMQLAQQWGLPGYCVTAETPPTSEAAARQWRYEVLASLAQTHGYTAIATGHTASDRAETLLYNLIRGSGADGLQALTWQRALVPGVQLVRPLLEATRAETAQFCHEAQLTIWEDSTNQDQSYARNRIRHDLLPYLQTHFNPQVEQALAQTAELLRAEVAFLETSAQHLREQANVYSVSPSTTEAQGLKRSVLRSAPLALQRRVMRQVLQELMPSAPSFEHIEKLTALITATNRSRTDPFPGGAIAEVEGDWIWIRKGREKKAE encoded by the coding sequence ATGTGGACTCCCCTACACGATCGCCTGCATAAAACGCTTCGGCATCGAGGGTTGTTGTCCAAACAGCAACGCCTCTTAGTGGCAGTGTCGGGAGGACAAGATTCACTCTGTTTGGCACAGCTATTGCTGGATCTTCAACCCAAGTGGAGGTGGGAGTTGGCGATCGCCCACTGTAACCATCAATGGCGAACGGACTCGGCGGGCAATGCCAGCTACGTTATGCAACTGGCGCAACAGTGGGGGCTTCCTGGTTATTGCGTCACGGCGGAAACCCCTCCCACCAGCGAAGCGGCAGCACGGCAATGGCGATACGAGGTGCTGGCGAGTCTGGCTCAAACTCACGGGTACACAGCGATTGCCACGGGACACACAGCCAGCGATCGCGCTGAGACACTCCTTTACAATTTGATCCGGGGCAGTGGTGCAGATGGACTGCAAGCGTTGACCTGGCAACGAGCATTAGTTCCTGGAGTTCAGCTAGTTCGTCCACTGTTGGAAGCGACTCGTGCTGAAACGGCTCAGTTTTGTCACGAGGCTCAACTGACCATTTGGGAGGACTCTACTAATCAAGACCAAAGCTATGCCCGCAATCGCATTCGTCATGATCTGTTGCCCTACCTGCAAACTCACTTCAATCCTCAAGTAGAACAGGCCCTCGCCCAAACCGCAGAATTGCTCCGGGCAGAGGTTGCTTTTTTAGAAACGTCTGCCCAACACCTGCGAGAACAGGCAAATGTCTATTCCGTTAGCCCATCGACAACTGAGGCTCAGGGGCTAAAGCGAAGTGTGTTGCGGTCAGCTCCCCTGGCGTTGCAGCGTCGAGTTATGCGCCAAGTTCTACAAGAGCTAATGCCCAGCGCACCCAGTTTTGAGCACATTGAGAAGCTAACTGCCTTAATTACGGCTACCAATCGTTCTCGCACCGATCCTTTCCCAGGAGGAGCGATCGCTGAGGTCGAGGGGGATTGGATTTGGATCAGGAAGGGAAGAGAGAAAAAAGCAGAATGA
- the hmpF gene encoding pilus motility taxis protein HmpF → MLYLAEVQKKTRVIGSGKTELKLLACQRTEQSWSALPGEEVIPAPDDANYNAGVLVMVELTATKQIQRHTEAGRQLVSILQNFSRLQEKAKTQEEEIEQWKQSLTYQSQELNRREMEMEARQEQLQQMEEDFERLEQQRHEVETTREEVQRQREEFERKSQELEGAWAHLRGEMSRFEERQAEMTQSAVLDEQQSYYIQELLNRLSSAVAPTESVREELNQSFDVLSYQQGSLESYYQELEQQRTSAQQLQDEVDRQANDLHHRWQEWHTSQAHLEQLRADLASQKSTLTLKQQQESSIKGQLESQNILYQHLKAASGDLTADPKLAELETIPLEELKSITQDLERELEKMSRFVNSQEEELSLQQQAIDQLKERIQQASEYDRLQLETELADEQESYKMLNETLVGQRRNLQDRGATLKQHQIILARRQGIATPDSSNSSIDLGPAISQLESIKQQQEAELQALQTEIQQLTGQVEQAQQAVEQQAVDQENQRNELKQLEQQLVSQRAAAAELWGKVNTYQAILQPTQDGVTNLRQKLESITQVMAQFQEASDYQLQAIAEMRQVIANLMGNQSPEYATS, encoded by the coding sequence GTGCTGTATCTAGCGGAAGTACAGAAGAAGACCAGGGTTATTGGAAGCGGTAAAACTGAACTGAAGCTATTAGCTTGTCAGCGGACGGAGCAGAGCTGGAGTGCATTGCCTGGCGAGGAGGTGATTCCTGCACCTGATGATGCAAACTACAACGCTGGGGTGCTGGTCATGGTTGAGTTGACAGCTACTAAGCAAATCCAGCGTCACACAGAGGCAGGACGGCAACTCGTCAGCATCTTGCAAAACTTTTCTCGGCTGCAAGAGAAAGCCAAAACCCAAGAGGAAGAGATTGAGCAGTGGAAGCAATCTCTCACCTATCAGAGCCAGGAGCTCAACCGTCGGGAAATGGAAATGGAAGCCCGACAAGAGCAACTGCAACAGATGGAAGAAGATTTCGAGCGGTTGGAACAACAACGGCATGAAGTCGAAACAACTCGCGAAGAAGTGCAGCGTCAGCGAGAGGAGTTTGAACGCAAGAGCCAGGAGCTTGAAGGAGCTTGGGCTCACCTCCGGGGAGAGATGAGTCGGTTTGAAGAGCGACAAGCTGAGATGACGCAGTCGGCTGTATTAGACGAGCAGCAGTCCTATTACATTCAAGAACTGCTGAATCGCTTGTCAAGTGCGGTAGCTCCTACTGAGTCAGTCCGTGAGGAGTTAAACCAATCCTTTGATGTCTTGTCTTACCAGCAGGGCAGCTTAGAGAGCTACTACCAGGAGCTAGAACAACAACGAACCAGTGCTCAACAACTCCAGGATGAGGTCGATCGCCAAGCTAACGATCTACACCATCGCTGGCAGGAGTGGCATACCAGCCAAGCCCATCTGGAACAACTTCGAGCAGATTTAGCCTCACAAAAAAGCACTCTAACCCTCAAGCAACAGCAGGAAAGTTCCATTAAAGGGCAACTGGAAAGCCAAAATATCCTTTATCAACACCTAAAGGCCGCCTCCGGTGATTTGACGGCAGATCCTAAATTGGCTGAGTTAGAGACAATCCCTCTGGAAGAATTGAAGAGCATTACTCAGGATCTTGAGCGAGAGCTTGAGAAAATGTCTCGTTTTGTTAATAGTCAAGAAGAAGAGTTATCGCTGCAACAACAAGCGATCGATCAACTCAAGGAACGCATTCAACAGGCAAGCGAGTACGATCGCCTCCAGCTCGAAACTGAGTTGGCAGATGAGCAGGAAAGTTACAAAATGCTCAACGAAACCCTCGTGGGGCAACGTCGTAACCTTCAAGATCGGGGAGCCACTCTCAAACAGCACCAAATCATTCTGGCGCGCCGCCAGGGAATTGCTACTCCAGATAGCTCCAATAGCAGCATTGATCTAGGTCCGGCTATCAGCCAATTAGAAAGCATCAAGCAGCAACAAGAAGCCGAGTTGCAAGCCTTACAGACTGAGATTCAGCAGTTGACAGGTCAAGTTGAACAGGCGCAGCAGGCTGTCGAGCAACAAGCCGTTGATCAGGAGAATCAGCGCAACGAGTTGAAGCAACTGGAACAACAGTTGGTGTCTCAACGGGCTGCCGCCGCTGAACTGTGGGGTAAGGTGAATACCTATCAAGCTATTCTTCAACCCACCCAGGATGGGGTCACGAACTTAAGACAAAAACTAGAGTCAATTACTCAGGTCATGGCTCAGTTCCAGGAGGCAAGCGATTATCAGCTTCAGGCGATCGCCGAGATGCGACAAGTGATTGCAAACTTGATGGGCAACCAATCACCCGAATATGCGACCTCCTAG
- a CDS encoding response regulator has protein sequence MQGKLSEIDIRSILQLVELGQRTGELFVEAYGSAMATGGDYPAGGTASHRPAKITQSWFVFFLNGHIIYAGDSGANLARLRDYLRRYKLEDALDRVSVSAIATVNAPEYGHLWALIENHILTPTQGRSIIQNMVHETLFDLLSLHQGSFIFEISPALSPQLTTLEVGPLVITIMKQIQEWKQFHPHIQSPSQCPAIANAEQLRETLTETTFKTLVRWVDGTTSIRQMARYLNRDVLTVAKAIYPYVQQGYVQMLPDPSSDATPANDEFGLGQRNKIPRVVCIDDGATIRKTVEYILSQHGYEATAISNPLKALSLVFQLKPDLILCDIAMPELDGYEICAMLRRSTVFRQTPIVMLTGKDGFIDRVKARMVGATDYLTKPFGESELLMLVEKYVGLGDPNRPKPEKLLEEALEDELEIDITESSSTPSVSYG, from the coding sequence ATGCAGGGTAAGTTGAGTGAAATAGACATCCGTAGCATTTTACAGCTGGTTGAGTTAGGTCAGCGGACTGGTGAGCTGTTTGTAGAAGCGTACGGCTCTGCTATGGCAACCGGTGGCGATTACCCTGCTGGGGGAACGGCTTCCCATCGTCCTGCTAAGATTACTCAATCCTGGTTTGTCTTTTTTCTCAACGGTCACATTATTTATGCGGGGGATAGCGGAGCCAATCTGGCTCGCCTCCGAGACTATCTCCGCCGCTACAAATTAGAAGATGCTCTCGATCGCGTCAGTGTATCAGCGATCGCCACGGTGAATGCTCCTGAATATGGGCATTTGTGGGCTCTCATCGAAAATCACATCCTGACCCCGACTCAGGGACGCTCCATTATTCAAAACATGGTGCACGAAACTCTGTTCGACTTGCTGAGTCTGCATCAAGGGTCGTTCATTTTTGAAATTAGCCCTGCCCTGTCTCCGCAACTCACGACGCTGGAGGTCGGTCCACTGGTGATAACGATCATGAAGCAGATCCAGGAGTGGAAGCAGTTTCACCCCCACATTCAATCACCGAGCCAGTGTCCTGCGATCGCGAATGCTGAGCAGTTGCGCGAAACCCTCACCGAAACAACTTTCAAAACGTTAGTGCGATGGGTTGATGGCACAACCTCGATTCGGCAAATGGCTCGTTATCTCAACCGAGATGTTTTAACGGTCGCCAAAGCTATTTATCCCTACGTTCAACAGGGCTACGTCCAGATGCTCCCTGATCCATCGAGCGACGCGACGCCTGCCAATGATGAATTTGGGCTCGGTCAACGCAACAAAATTCCACGGGTGGTTTGTATTGATGACGGAGCAACCATCCGAAAAACGGTGGAATACATTTTGAGCCAACATGGGTACGAGGCAACTGCCATCAGTAACCCACTCAAAGCGTTAAGTTTAGTGTTTCAGTTAAAACCCGATCTAATTCTGTGCGATATTGCAATGCCAGAATTGGATGGTTACGAAATCTGTGCCATGCTTCGTCGCTCCACTGTTTTTCGTCAAACCCCAATCGTCATGCTGACTGGAAAAGATGGATTTATCGATCGCGTTAAAGCCCGTATGGTCGGAGCAACTGATTATCTAACAAAACCCTTTGGGGAAAGTGAGCTACTCATGTTAGTCGAAAAGTACGTTGGTTTGGGAGACCCAAATCGCCCAAAACCCGAAAAATTACTGGAAGAAGCCTTGGAAGATGAGCTAGAAATTGATATCACTGAATCATCTTCTACTCCATCGGTGTCTTACGGCTGA
- a CDS encoding response regulator transcription factor, with amino-acid sequence MSTVLVVEDSVTQREMITDLLKGSGLDVTVASDGVEALEQIQGQRPDLVVLDIVMPRMNGYEVCRQLKANPKTQSIPVVMCSSKGEEFDRYWGMKQGADAYIAKPFQPTELVGTVKQLLRG; translated from the coding sequence ATGAGTACAGTTTTAGTCGTAGAAGATAGCGTAACCCAACGGGAAATGATTACAGATTTGCTCAAAGGAAGTGGTCTGGATGTCACAGTCGCCAGTGATGGAGTAGAAGCACTTGAGCAAATTCAGGGTCAACGTCCTGATTTAGTGGTGCTCGATATTGTGATGCCTCGAATGAATGGGTATGAAGTCTGCCGCCAGTTAAAGGCAAATCCTAAAACTCAGAGCATTCCAGTCGTCATGTGCTCGTCTAAAGGAGAAGAGTTCGATCGCTACTGGGGAATGAAACAGGGGGCAGATGCTTATATTGCCAAGCCATTTCAACCGACAGAATTGGTTGGCACCGTGAAACAGCTTTTGCGAGGGTAG
- a CDS encoding chemotaxis protein CheW, producing the protein MIGNPDFLTGRGQDQAPEFQELESPEGELHLRFFVTSGDEFALPATGIREVIASPPDRITPIPNVSPLLLGTLNVRGRVIWVADLGQFLGDPTALSTDRSEISVIAVEDQDTMLGLAVDRIVGMVWLDVEELQMPTNVPDGMAPFLRGEWLQSKESDPSKGDASHRHLRLLDQVAILRSARWAA; encoded by the coding sequence ATGATTGGGAATCCGGATTTTTTAACAGGTAGAGGTCAAGATCAAGCTCCCGAATTCCAAGAGCTTGAAAGTCCTGAAGGTGAGTTGCATTTGAGGTTCTTTGTAACTTCGGGAGACGAGTTTGCTCTACCTGCGACTGGAATCCGGGAAGTTATTGCATCTCCACCCGACCGGATTACACCGATCCCGAATGTTTCTCCCCTACTTCTGGGTACGCTGAATGTGCGAGGACGTGTCATCTGGGTGGCTGACCTCGGTCAGTTTCTGGGAGATCCGACTGCCCTCAGTACAGATCGGTCGGAGATTTCAGTCATAGCTGTTGAAGATCAAGATACCATGTTAGGTTTAGCGGTTGACCGGATTGTAGGAATGGTTTGGTTGGATGTTGAAGAGTTGCAAATGCCAACGAATGTTCCAGATGGAATGGCTCCTTTCCTCCGGGGTGAATGGCTGCAAAGTAAGGAGAGTGACCCCTCCAAAGGGGACGCTTCGCATCGCCACCTGCGACTGCTAGATCAAGTGGCGATACTTCGATCGGCGCGGTGGGCAGCATGA